The following proteins are co-located in the Agromyces laixinhei genome:
- a CDS encoding glycosyltransferase family 2 protein: MTGSERASPTISVALGTHNGAVFLTEQLESILAQSRPVDEIVISDDASTDGTLELAKRVIAARGAGGPAPALVALSNPTALGVTANFERALRAASGDLVVLCDQDDIWHVDRIAIAVEHFLERPELDLVHADARLVDGDGAPLGSTLFETLYVSDTELAAERDGRAFEVLMRRNVVTGATTMLTARLVARAQPFPDSWVHDEWLAMIAAIGGGVVAVERPLIDYRQHGGNQIGAESLGIAGKLGRLRTPRTARNARLLARAGDLAQRMRTIQPRPSDERLAAVSEKLAHERVRHAYPAARLRRIPPVLREVRTGRYRRFGLGVQDVVRDLVQPV; this comes from the coding sequence ATGACGGGCAGCGAGCGCGCATCGCCGACCATCTCGGTCGCACTCGGCACGCACAACGGCGCCGTCTTCCTGACCGAGCAACTCGAGAGCATCCTGGCTCAGTCACGCCCGGTCGACGAGATCGTCATCTCCGATGACGCCTCGACCGACGGGACCCTCGAACTCGCGAAGCGCGTGATCGCCGCTCGGGGCGCGGGCGGTCCGGCACCCGCACTCGTCGCGCTCAGCAATCCGACCGCGCTGGGAGTGACGGCGAACTTCGAGCGGGCGCTGCGAGCGGCGAGCGGCGATCTCGTCGTCCTCTGCGATCAGGATGACATCTGGCACGTCGATCGCATCGCGATCGCGGTCGAGCACTTCCTCGAACGGCCTGAACTCGACCTCGTGCACGCCGATGCCCGCCTCGTCGACGGCGACGGTGCACCGCTCGGGTCCACGCTCTTCGAGACGTTGTACGTGAGCGACACCGAGCTCGCGGCGGAACGGGACGGACGGGCGTTCGAGGTGCTGATGCGGCGCAATGTGGTGACCGGGGCGACGACGATGCTCACCGCGAGACTCGTGGCACGTGCCCAACCGTTCCCCGACTCCTGGGTGCACGACGAGTGGCTTGCGATGATCGCGGCGATCGGCGGAGGAGTCGTGGCCGTCGAACGGCCGCTCATCGACTACCGGCAGCATGGCGGAAATCAGATCGGCGCGGAATCACTCGGGATCGCCGGCAAGCTCGGTCGGCTCCGAACTCCTCGCACTGCACGCAACGCGCGGCTTCTCGCGCGCGCCGGGGACCTCGCGCAGCGGATGCGGACGATCCAGCCGCGCCCATCCGATGAGCGGCTTGCGGCGGTCAGCGAGAAGCTCGCCCACGAACGGGTGCGGCATGCGTATCCGGCAGCAAGATTGCGGCGCATCCCGCCCGTGTTGCGAGAGGTGCGCACCGGCCGCTACCGGCGTTTCGGCCTCGGCGTGCAAGACGTGGTTCGCGACCTCGTGCAACCGGTCTGA
- a CDS encoding acyl-ACP--UDP-N- acetylglucosamine O-acyltransferase — MNEIHPTALIEGDVTIGADNVIGPHVVITGPVEIGSGNWIGAGVVIGAPPEVRTWPHPTPGAPSVAGGVVIGDRNVIREYAQIHQGWKAKTVIGDEAFIMNQCYIAHDCSLGSGVTMASSVLLAGHVQLDDGVNLGLGTTVHQFRTIGRGSMVGMSSVVTRDLPPYAKAFGSPATVRGANVIGMERSGVDGGLVARISALYDGTETDPSGIADDRIREQITAWMEGGARA, encoded by the coding sequence GTGAATGAGATCCACCCGACCGCGTTGATCGAGGGTGACGTGACGATCGGCGCCGACAATGTCATCGGTCCACACGTGGTGATCACCGGCCCGGTCGAGATCGGCTCCGGCAACTGGATCGGTGCAGGCGTCGTCATCGGCGCCCCGCCCGAGGTTCGTACCTGGCCGCACCCCACGCCCGGCGCCCCATCGGTAGCCGGCGGGGTCGTGATCGGCGATCGCAACGTGATCCGCGAATACGCGCAGATCCACCAGGGCTGGAAGGCGAAGACGGTGATCGGCGACGAGGCCTTCATCATGAACCAGTGCTACATCGCCCACGACTGCTCGCTCGGAAGCGGTGTCACGATGGCCTCGAGTGTGTTGCTCGCGGGGCATGTGCAGCTCGATGACGGCGTGAACCTCGGGCTCGGCACGACAGTCCACCAGTTCCGGACGATCGGGCGAGGTTCGATGGTCGGCATGTCCTCGGTCGTGACGCGTGACCTGCCGCCGTATGCGAAGGCGTTCGGCAGCCCCGCGACCGTTCGCGGGGCCAACGTCATCGGCATGGAGCGTTCCGGGGTCGACGGCGGACTCGTCGCCCGCATCTCCGCGTTGTACGACGGCACCGAGACCGACCCGTCCGGCATCGCGGATGACCGGATCCGGGAGCAGATCACCGCATGGATGGAGGGAGGCGCTCGCGCATGA
- a CDS encoding O-antigen ligase family protein: MGTDRRWITAYATFAVFTLLAGQFWRNLLGWWGFGIVAGLVLIGAVVLLVQVRPKWIWRRVPKSTLVFVLLATLSIAWSFYPGASALGVAITLATTLTAVSLVLCLSWTQFVRRLGAALKWVLGLSLAFELWVAIFVGGPVLPNFPDFEVTGEQLPMAFYWSRGLLFDGGPIEGIVANRNLLGMIALLALIVFGARLAAGSVRRFPGIAWIVVAGGVMALTRSATVLLVGVIVVVAFAFALWARRVGPDRRARVYWTAAASLAASVALVAVFWGRLLGALGKSEDLTGRFDIWNSVIGLAAERPWFGWGWVGYWVPWVEPFDDLAVRKGVTYLQAHNAWLDVWMQLGVIGLLAFASIVIGALWRSWFLAVDRPMDAAGQPLPHSAAAFVPLLLVVALIGQGLAESRILVESGWMLLIAVAWSTKWRQWEHEPLPADPVPLPARVALPAPADGTTRPFDTLDER, from the coding sequence ATGGGCACCGATCGACGCTGGATCACGGCGTACGCGACGTTCGCCGTGTTCACCCTGCTTGCCGGCCAGTTCTGGCGGAATCTCCTCGGCTGGTGGGGCTTCGGCATCGTCGCCGGCCTCGTGCTGATCGGCGCCGTCGTACTGCTCGTGCAGGTGCGCCCGAAGTGGATCTGGCGTCGGGTGCCCAAATCGACCCTCGTCTTCGTGCTGCTCGCGACGCTCTCGATCGCCTGGTCGTTCTACCCCGGGGCATCCGCGCTCGGCGTGGCGATCACGCTCGCGACGACCCTCACCGCCGTCTCGCTCGTGCTGTGCCTGAGCTGGACGCAGTTCGTCCGCCGCCTCGGCGCCGCGCTCAAGTGGGTGCTCGGTCTCTCACTCGCGTTCGAACTCTGGGTCGCGATCTTCGTCGGCGGCCCGGTGCTGCCGAACTTCCCCGACTTCGAGGTGACCGGTGAGCAGCTGCCGATGGCCTTCTACTGGTCGCGCGGGCTGCTGTTCGACGGCGGTCCGATCGAGGGCATCGTCGCCAACCGCAATCTCCTCGGCATGATCGCCCTGCTCGCCCTCATCGTCTTCGGTGCACGGCTCGCGGCAGGCAGCGTGCGACGCTTCCCCGGCATCGCGTGGATCGTGGTCGCCGGCGGCGTCATGGCGCTGACCCGCTCGGCCACCGTGCTGCTCGTCGGCGTGATCGTCGTCGTCGCGTTCGCGTTCGCGCTGTGGGCACGCAGGGTCGGCCCCGACCGGCGCGCGAGGGTGTACTGGACGGCAGCGGCGTCGCTCGCGGCATCCGTCGCCCTGGTCGCGGTCTTCTGGGGCCGGCTGCTCGGTGCGCTCGGCAAGAGCGAAGACCTCACCGGCCGATTCGACATCTGGAACTCGGTGATCGGGCTCGCCGCCGAGCGGCCGTGGTTCGGCTGGGGCTGGGTCGGCTACTGGGTGCCGTGGGTCGAGCCCTTCGACGACCTCGCCGTGCGCAAGGGCGTCACATACCTGCAGGCGCACAACGCCTGGCTCGACGTGTGGATGCAGCTCGGTGTCATCGGCCTGCTCGCGTTCGCCTCGATCGTGATCGGTGCGCTGTGGCGCTCGTGGTTCCTCGCCGTCGATCGGCCGATGGATGCCGCGGGGCAGCCGCTCCCCCACTCGGCCGCCGCCTTCGTGCCGCTGCTGCTGGTCGTGGCGCTCATCGGCCAGGGCCTCGCCGAGAGCCGGATCCTGGTCGAGAGCGGGTGGATGCTGCTCATCGCGGTCGCCTGGTCGACCAAGTGGCGCCAGTGGGAGCATGAACCGCTTCCGGCGGATCCCGTGCCGCTTCCTGCGCGCGTGGCGCTCCCCGCGCCCGCCGACGGCACCACCCGCCCGTTCGACACGCTCGACGAGCGATGA
- a CDS encoding O-antigen ligase family protein, with the protein MTPTPDPSRIPTALREFAGSARFAQALTLLAVGLAFGAHAIRSVIGAPGLLAALSALVVLCAASLVARWRAVEWYGILPLTILVFIGWCAASVIWSNLPPLASLARLGYLVAFAFVGIYVALMRDTIQIVRAFGDVMRALLGASIVLEVLSGIILDVPIHVLGIQGDIASLGPIQGIFGSRNMLGFVALIALLTFLVEWRMKIVSRTRAVASLVLAGLCLMLSGSPTTWFALGAALAALGALYGLRRASASTSWRWQVTLLVSGIVAIAAAWIFRLRIIELLDVRSEFDVRLDVWRELSRYLNLNPLQGWGWVGPWPDSAPYTWIEIATGREHGSALNAFIDVYFQVGVIGALLFIALIGVALVRAWLLASTRRSVVYVWPALMLVAIAVTSFAESFALVEGGWMLLVVCAVKAARDMSWRDALAAGRPPVPQE; encoded by the coding sequence ATGACGCCCACCCCTGATCCGTCACGGATCCCGACCGCGCTTCGCGAATTCGCCGGCTCGGCGAGGTTCGCCCAGGCGCTGACGCTGCTCGCCGTCGGCCTCGCGTTCGGGGCGCACGCGATCCGCAGTGTCATCGGCGCCCCAGGGCTCCTCGCCGCCCTCTCCGCTCTGGTCGTGCTGTGCGCGGCCTCGCTCGTGGCGCGCTGGCGGGCGGTCGAGTGGTACGGCATCCTGCCGCTGACGATCCTGGTGTTCATCGGCTGGTGCGCGGCATCCGTGATCTGGAGCAACCTGCCCCCGCTGGCTTCGCTCGCCCGGCTCGGATACCTCGTCGCCTTCGCCTTCGTCGGCATCTACGTCGCGCTCATGCGCGACACCATCCAGATCGTGCGCGCCTTCGGCGACGTCATGCGGGCGCTCCTCGGCGCCTCGATCGTGCTCGAAGTGCTCTCCGGCATCATCCTCGACGTGCCCATCCACGTGCTCGGAATCCAGGGCGACATCGCGTCGCTCGGCCCGATCCAGGGCATCTTCGGCTCGCGCAACATGCTCGGTTTCGTCGCCCTCATCGCGCTGCTCACCTTCCTCGTCGAATGGCGCATGAAGATCGTGTCGCGCACCCGCGCCGTCGCCTCGCTCGTGCTTGCCGGACTCTGCCTCATGCTCTCGGGTTCACCCACGACCTGGTTCGCGCTCGGTGCCGCGCTCGCGGCGCTCGGTGCGCTGTACGGGCTTCGGAGGGCGTCGGCGTCGACGAGTTGGCGTTGGCAGGTCACGCTCCTCGTCAGCGGCATCGTCGCCATCGCGGCCGCCTGGATCTTCCGGCTCCGCATCATCGAACTGCTCGACGTGCGCAGCGAGTTCGACGTACGCCTCGACGTCTGGCGTGAACTCTCGCGGTACCTCAACCTGAACCCGCTCCAGGGCTGGGGCTGGGTCGGGCCATGGCCCGACTCCGCGCCATACACGTGGATCGAGATCGCCACGGGCCGGGAGCACGGCTCCGCCCTGAACGCCTTCATCGACGTGTACTTCCAGGTCGGGGTGATCGGCGCGCTGCTCTTCATCGCGCTCATCGGCGTCGCCCTCGTGCGGGCGTGGCTGCTCGCCTCCACGCGGCGGAGCGTCGTCTACGTCTGGCCGGCGCTCATGCTCGTCGCGATCGCCGTGACCTCGTTCGCCGAGAGTTTCGCACTCGTCGAAGGCGGATGGATGCTGCTCGTGGTCTGCGCGGTGAAGGCGGCACGCGACATGAGTTGGCGCGACGCCCTCGCGGCGGGGCGGCCGCCGGTGCCGCAGGAGTGA